The genomic region GCTCGCCGCCCATCCCGGCGTGACCTTCGGCTTGCATCTGTGCCGCGGCAACAACGACGGCCGCTGGCTCGCGCGCGGCGGTTACGACTCGATCGCGCGCGAGGTCTTCCAGCGCGCACGCGCCTACGACGAATTCCTGCTCGAGTACGACGACTCGCGCTCGGGCTCCTTTGAGCCGCTGGCCGAGGTGCCACGCGACAAGCTAGTCGTGCTGGGCCTGGTGACGACCAAGCGCAACGTGCTCGAAACCGCCGACGAACTGATCGCCCGGATCGAGGATGCCGCGCGCTTTTTTCCCAAGGAGCGCCTCGCGCTCTCGACCCAGTGTGGCTTCGCGTCGGGAGTGAAGGGCAATCCGGTCGAACCCGCGATGCAGGAGCGCAAGCTCGCGCTGGTCGCCGACGCCGCTCGTCGCGTGTGGGGCTGACTTACGCGGGCCCAACGGACCGGGTTGGCTCGCTGGCCGGCCGGCGCTAATAATGGTCCGTTCAATTCGCCGACAGGAGTTTGCGAGAGTTTGCGAGTATTCCTATTGACGCCGCTTCGATCGCTTATGCTGGCCGCGATCCTCACAGTCCCTGCCTGCTCCGCCCAACACGACGCGCCCGCGCCTCCGCCGGCGCCGGCGCACGCCCCGGACCGCTTCATCTACGTCTCGGCAGCCGGAGTACCCGACGAATGCTACCACGACCTCGGCCCGGTCAGTTTCACCGAGCCGTACACCAGCGCCGCGATGGACGGGGACGGCGTGGACATGGCGAACAAGCTCCGCGCGCTCGCGATGCAGAAATATCCCGACCAGGCCGACGCGGTAATCAACGTGCGGACCGAGGAAAACAGCGTCGGCACGGTAGTGACCGTCAACGGCGATGCCGTCGAACTGCATCAGGGACATACCGTGGAGTGCGCGATGCGCAAGGCGCCCGGAGTGCTCGATCGCGCCGCGGCGGTCGCGGCCGGCGGGATGATCGGCGCGGTCGCGGGCGGACTGATTACGGGGGGCACGGGAGGGATGATGGTCGGCGGGGGCGCCGGCGCGGGCGCGGTTGCCACCTACATGGGGGTCAAGCAGCATCTCGAAACCAAGCGCGAGCAGGCTCAGCTCAAGAAACAGCTCGCATCGCAGCAGAGCGAAATCGCACGCTTGCTGGCCAAGCGATCGAGCCTGCAGAAGTGCGCGGACGACGACATCGCGCTCGCGAACTGCAAAGTCAGCGACACGATCGCGGCTGCCGCCGATCCCGCCGCCAAGCCGGCGGAAGATCCGTCCTATGAAACCGAACAGCCGCAATTCGAACTTCAAAAACAGGTCGAGCAGCAGCAGGATTACATCCGCAAGCTCCGGGATCAGGTCTTCGAGCTGCAGGAGCAGTTGGGCGGCCGTTACGCCGGAACGCAGTAGCCGACCGCAAACCGTAGCATTCCGACGGCTGCGGGCTCGCTCAGTGCCAGCGCGGTTCCACCTCGGTGAACTCCTCGAGCTCCTTGGCCCAGCCCTTGCCCAGCGGGACGAGGAAGAATTGCGCGATCCGGCGCGAGCTGAATCGCCACTGGCCGCCGGTCAATTCGTACTCGTCATAGATCTTGCCGCAGCCGATCAGGCTTTCGCCGTTGCGCACGGCGCGATTATCGAGCCAACACCATCCGCGCGCGTGAGTCTTGTCGATGAACTCGATGTAGTGATTGGTGAAAAACGGCTTCACGCGAAACGCCCACGTGCCGCCGTAGAAGTTCTTTATCGCTTCGCGTCCGCGATGAATCCCCCAGCCTAGGAGGCTGAAATCCGCGGCCCCGTCTTCGGCGAAAAGCTCCGCCATCCCGTCGGCGTCGCGCCGCAGGATACACTCTCCGTAAGCGTAAGTGAGCGATCTGATTTGTTCGCGATTCCAGAGCTCTTCTACTTTCTCTTCGAAACTCTTTTCCATGGCACGGCCTCCCCTGGATGTGCGGCCAATCGGACAGTCGTGACTTTACCAAGAGCTCGCGTCGCAGCGCCACGAGCTTCTGCGGCAGCGCGCGGTACGCTTGACAACCCGCCGGCGGCGATGATTTACGGCAGCTTGAAGGTGCCATCCGACAGGTCGAGGACAGGAGGGAGAGCGATGCAACTCACCGACGCCAAGGTAGTCATCCTGGGTGGCAGCACCGGCATCGGATTCGCCACCGCCAGGGCGGCCATCGCCGAGGGCGCCCACGTCACAATCGCAGGACGATCGGCCGAGAAGCTGAGGCTCGCGAAGGCAGCCCTGACCGGCGCGGCAGATACGGCGCTTCTGGACGTCAACGAAGAGACCGCGGTGCGCGATTTCTTTCAGACGCGCGACGGCATCGATCACATCTTTGTAACTGCGGGCAATCCCGCCCATGCTCCTCGCCTCGAAATCGACACTAGGCTGCTCCGGCGGGCGATGGACACCAGGTTCATGGGAGCCCTCTATGCTGCCAAGTACGGAGCGCCGAAAATGCGGAGAAACGGCTCCCTGGTTTTTATGTCGGGTTCGACGAGCACGGTTCCACTCGCGGGCGAGCCCGTGGTTACCGCATCGTGCGCCGCTGTGGAGGCATTCGCGAGAGCGCTCGCGGTCGACCTCGCGCCCCTCAGAGTCAACGCAATCACGCCGGGCTATATAGAAACGCCCTTCCTCGAGGACATCCTGGGCGAGCGCAAGGAGGCGGTTTTGGCCGCGGCTGCGGCAAAGCTGCCGGCAAAGCGCATCGGAAGAGTGGAGGAGGCCGCCGACGGCGTGCTCTTCCTGATGAAGAATGAGTACGTCACCGGCATCGCCCTACTGGTCGATGGCGGCTACCACCTCGTGTAGCGAGGCTAGTTCAGCTTCAGCGGCCTGGCGTCGATCAGGACGAAAGCAATGCGGCACGGCTTGTTCGACCGGTTCGACCAGGCATGATTGGTCCCACGCTGGACCAGGACGTCGCCGGCCTGCATCTTCTTTTCGCCGACATCCATCAGCGCCCAGATCTCGCCCTCAAGCACGATCGCGTAATCGATCGTCTTGGTCCGATGCATCATCGGATGCCGGCTCGCGCTCGCATCGTGCGCTAGCGCCTGCGCGCCCGAGCGGCCCATCGAGGCAAAGGCTTTGTCGCGGTCGGCCGATTTGATCCAGCGCTTGTCCGGCGGAAATTCGACTACGCGCACCACCGTCCCGCGCTTCGGTGGCGCGAGCTGGACCGGCACCTTGCAGGGATCCTTGGCCTTGCGGTTATCGGCCGGCGTCGAGTCGGTGGCCCAGATTTCGGTCACGCCGAAAGTTGGAATTCCCTGCAGCGTCATCACATGAGACGACGGCGCGTCGGAGACGAACACCGAGCGCCCGCGGGCGTCATGTCCGGTGACGATGCGGCGAACTTTTCTCAGCCGCGGCTTCGCGGCGGATCTGCTAGCGGTTTTCTTCATTTGAGCATACCCGTGTTGAGATTCGGATGCCGGCGTTGGTCGGCAAGCCGGAATTTGAAAGTGCCGAGCGCCTTAAGTTAGAGCGCTGAGCGCTTCGCTCAGGCCGCTCACGCCTCAGCGCTTCGCTCTGCCATCTTTTCGAAAACTTCCTTGGCCACGAATGCGGCCGTCATCGCCGTCGGCCATCCGGAATAAAAGGCCATGTGCGTAATAATTTCCGAAATCTCGGTTTTGGTCACTCCGTTGCCGAGGGCGCGCGCGATATGCACGCGCAGTTGCTCCGGACGATAGAGCGCGACCAGCGCCGCCACCGTTATCAGGCTGCGATCGCGCTTGGAAAGCTCGGGCCGTTCCCAGACGTCGCCGAAGACGACTTTGTCCGTGAGTTCGACGAGCTTGGGAACCGTGGCGCGAACCTGCTCGCGGGGCGAATTCAGGGAAGAGTTCGATGCCGACGACGAAGCCATGGGTATATTCCTCCATGATTTTGAGAAACGGCGGCGTCGCGATTCGCGCGCGCCTACGTGTTGAGAACCGAGACCATCTGTATCGAGGTCGTGCCGAAACGACAAGCGCGATGAGAACCTCCCGAGCGATAGCCGATTCGAGCGGAGGCGATGACGACGAGCAAGAGTCAGCGGCTTGTGCGAGCGTCAGCCAAGCCCTTCCCGGGTGCGCAGACAGAGCATCATCTGACGCTCTCCGCCTTGAGGATTTGAGGTCCCGCCCGTCGTTTCGGAGTTTGAAGAGACGCGGCTAGTCTGCAAGTGAGCAGTCATCGCTAGTCCCTGTTCTTTTTTACCTCATAATAGTGATACGTAGGAGCGAGGCAGGGGGAGCCGGTCCGCCCACCGCCAGCGCAGCGGAAACGAGATGCCGGAGTGGTGAAGTGAAGGAAGTTTTCTTGGATGGGATTGGCCCTTCATTGGGTTGACCTACGCCGCAGGGGTAACCAGTCGCATCCGCTTGGCAACGGGCATCTGCCTGGTTCCGGAACGCAATCCGTTTTTCTGGCTA from Candidatus Binataceae bacterium harbors:
- a CDS encoding nuclear transport factor 2 family protein; translation: MEKSFEEKVEELWNREQIRSLTYAYGECILRRDADGMAELFAEDGAADFSLLGWGIHRGREAIKNFYGGTWAFRVKPFFTNHYIEFIDKTHARGWCWLDNRAVRNGESLIGCGKIYDEYELTGGQWRFSSRRIAQFFLVPLGKGWAKELEEFTEVEPRWH
- a CDS encoding SDR family oxidoreductase, with translation MQLTDAKVVILGGSTGIGFATARAAIAEGAHVTIAGRSAEKLRLAKAALTGAADTALLDVNEETAVRDFFQTRDGIDHIFVTAGNPAHAPRLEIDTRLLRRAMDTRFMGALYAAKYGAPKMRRNGSLVFMSGSTSTVPLAGEPVVTASCAAVEAFARALAVDLAPLRVNAITPGYIETPFLEDILGERKEAVLAAAAAKLPAKRIGRVEEAADGVLFLMKNEYVTGIALLVDGGYHLV
- a CDS encoding cupin domain-containing protein; this encodes MKKTASRSAAKPRLRKVRRIVTGHDARGRSVFVSDAPSSHVMTLQGIPTFGVTEIWATDSTPADNRKAKDPCKVPVQLAPPKRGTVVRVVEFPPDKRWIKSADRDKAFASMGRSGAQALAHDASASRHPMMHRTKTIDYAIVLEGEIWALMDVGEKKMQAGDVLVQRGTNHAWSNRSNKPCRIAFVLIDARPLKLN
- a CDS encoding carboxymuconolactone decarboxylase family protein — its product is MASSSASNSSLNSPREQVRATVPKLVELTDKVVFGDVWERPELSKRDRSLITVAALVALYRPEQLRVHIARALGNGVTKTEISEIITHMAFYSGWPTAMTAAFVAKEVFEKMAERSAEA